In Bosea vestrisii, the following are encoded in one genomic region:
- a CDS encoding UDP-glucose dehydrogenase family protein, producing the protein MRVTMIGSGYVGLVSGACFADFGHEVTCVDTDAGKIAALKRGEIPIFEPGLDDLVASNVRAGRLSFTTELAGPVAAADAVFIAVGTPSRRGDGHADLSYVHQAARDVVAAIEGFTVVVTKSTVPVGTGDEVERIMREARPDADFAVVSNPEFLREGAAIADFKRPDRIVIGTEDDRARKVMEDIYRPLYLNAAPLLFTARRTSELIKYAGNAFLATKITFINEIADLCERVGANVQEVARGIGLDNRIGGKFLHAGPGYGGSCFPKDTLALIKTAQDMESPLRLVETVVAVNDQRKRAMARKVIAACGGSVRGKRIAVLGLAFKPNTDDMREAPSLSIVTALLDAGAEITAYDPEAMASAKALMPEITYAPDAYSCLDGADALVIVTEWNAFRALDLDRVKAALRHPVVVDLRNIYRAGEMQERGFTYVNVGNA; encoded by the coding sequence ATGCGCGTGACGATGATCGGCTCAGGCTATGTCGGCCTGGTCTCGGGAGCCTGCTTCGCCGATTTCGGCCATGAGGTGACCTGCGTCGATACCGATGCCGGCAAGATCGCAGCGCTGAAGCGTGGCGAGATCCCGATCTTCGAACCCGGCCTCGACGACCTCGTCGCCAGCAATGTCCGCGCCGGGCGGCTCTCCTTCACCACCGAGCTCGCCGGACCGGTCGCAGCCGCCGATGCCGTCTTCATCGCTGTGGGCACGCCGTCGCGCCGCGGCGACGGCCACGCCGACCTCTCCTATGTGCACCAGGCGGCGCGCGACGTCGTCGCGGCGATCGAGGGTTTCACCGTCGTCGTCACCAAGTCGACCGTGCCGGTCGGCACTGGCGACGAAGTCGAGCGAATCATGCGCGAGGCCCGGCCGGACGCCGACTTCGCTGTCGTCTCCAACCCGGAATTCCTGCGCGAGGGCGCGGCGATCGCGGACTTCAAACGGCCCGACCGCATCGTGATCGGGACCGAGGACGACCGCGCCCGCAAGGTGATGGAAGATATCTACCGGCCGCTTTACCTCAACGCCGCGCCGCTGCTGTTCACCGCGCGGCGGACCTCTGAGCTGATCAAATACGCTGGCAATGCCTTCCTAGCGACCAAGATCACCTTCATCAACGAGATCGCCGATCTATGCGAGCGGGTCGGCGCCAATGTCCAGGAGGTGGCGCGCGGCATCGGCCTCGACAACCGCATCGGCGGCAAGTTCCTGCATGCCGGGCCGGGCTATGGCGGCTCCTGCTTCCCGAAGGACACGCTCGCCTTGATCAAAACGGCGCAGGACATGGAAAGCCCCTTGCGCCTGGTCGAGACGGTGGTCGCGGTCAACGACCAGCGCAAGCGGGCGATGGCGCGCAAGGTGATCGCGGCCTGCGGCGGCTCGGTCAGAGGCAAGCGCATCGCCGTGCTCGGCCTCGCCTTCAAGCCCAACACCGACGACATGCGCGAGGCGCCGTCGCTGTCGATCGTGACGGCGCTGCTCGACGCCGGTGCCGAGATCACCGCCTATGATCCGGAGGCGATGGCGAGCGCCAAGGCGCTGATGCCCGAGATCACCTACGCGCCCGACGCCTATTCCTGTCTCGACGGGGCCGACGCGCTGGTGATCGTGACCGAGTGGAACGCCTTCCGCGCGCTCGATCTGGACCGCGTCAAGGCGGCGCTGCGTCACCCCGTCGTGGTCGACCTGCGCAACATCTATCGCGCCGGCGAGATGCAGGAGCGCGGCTTCACTTACGTCAATGTCGGCAACGCCTGA
- a CDS encoding DUF2076 domain-containing protein, with amino-acid sequence MTPQERDVIAGIFDRLRQAANQPRDPEAERFIADRLREQPYAVYAMAQSVYVQEQALTSMQGQIEQLQAEVEQLRNQPPAPAPRPAIRRLPVGHIRRRREPAGPFRFGAVLPAARPATAGLPALGRSAG; translated from the coding sequence ATGACGCCGCAAGAACGCGACGTGATCGCCGGGATTTTCGACCGCCTGCGTCAGGCGGCCAACCAGCCCCGCGACCCCGAGGCTGAGCGTTTCATCGCGGACCGCCTCCGCGAGCAACCCTATGCCGTCTATGCGATGGCGCAGTCGGTCTATGTGCAGGAGCAGGCGCTCACCAGCATGCAGGGCCAGATCGAGCAGTTGCAGGCAGAGGTCGAGCAGCTGCGCAACCAGCCGCCCGCCCCGGCCCCCCGCCCAGCAATCCGGCGGCTTCCTGTCGGGCATATTCGGCGGCGGCGCGAGCCAGCCGGCCCGTTCCGGTTCGGTGCCGTCCTTCCCGCAGCGAGGCCAGCCACAGCCGGCCTCCCCGCCCTGGGGCGGTCAGCCGGGTAG
- a CDS encoding L,D-transpeptidase, whose translation MRPLYVVPLVVLGGALQLAGQANAQTYWRPADPMVTHSASRGQYGGGFIEMLMTGQDPSYGRGGAVYNRPQRGAYGQQPAMRRLSDYEAPVPIQGDPMESRRERRSAALGEPMPAERPIARTLDPRFQKQEVAYDGPHKPGTIIIDTPRRFLFLIQPGGRALRYGIGVGRPGFEWAGMKAVTRKAEWPSWTPPAEMLKRRPDLPRFMAGGPENPMGARAMYLGSTLYRIHGTNEPNTIGQAVSSGCIRMNNDDVVDLYERVRVGAKVLVI comes from the coding sequence ATGCGTCCGCTCTATGTCGTTCCCCTCGTCGTCCTCGGCGGCGCCTTGCAGCTGGCGGGGCAGGCCAATGCCCAGACCTATTGGCGTCCGGCCGATCCGATGGTCACTCATTCGGCCAGCCGGGGCCAGTATGGCGGCGGCTTCATCGAGATGCTGATGACCGGCCAAGATCCCAGCTATGGCCGTGGCGGCGCCGTCTACAACCGGCCGCAGCGCGGAGCCTATGGCCAGCAGCCGGCAATGCGCCGCCTCTCCGACTACGAAGCACCGGTTCCGATCCAGGGCGATCCGATGGAATCGCGCCGCGAGCGTCGCTCCGCCGCGCTCGGCGAGCCGATGCCGGCCGAGCGGCCGATCGCCCGCACGCTCGATCCGCGCTTCCAGAAGCAGGAAGTCGCCTATGACGGCCCGCACAAGCCGGGCACCATCATCATCGACACGCCGCGCCGCTTCCTCTTCCTGATCCAGCCCGGTGGCCGTGCCTTGCGCTACGGCATCGGCGTCGGCCGTCCCGGCTTCGAATGGGCCGGCATGAAGGCTGTGACGCGCAAGGCCGAATGGCCGAGCTGGACGCCGCCGGCCGAGATGCTGAAGCGCCGGCCCGATTTGCCGCGCTTCATGGCCGGCGGCCCCGAGAATCCAATGGGCGCGCGCGCCATGTATCTCGGCTCGACCCTCTATCGCATCCACGGCACCAATGAGCCGAACACGATCGGCCAGGCCGTCTCCTCCGGCTGCATCCGCATGAACAACGACGATGTGGTCGACCTCTATGAGCGTGTGCGCGTGGGCGCCAAGGTCCTGGTGATCTGA
- a CDS encoding L,D-transpeptidase: protein MSSPLPDASTTCSRRRFLTMASAFVPVGLAGCVTGPQQPFEARTPVHQNAAFLSMYDERPDEKHPIPATDIDEVDTRFLRQEVNYRTPERPGTIVVDTSARFLYLVRENGRAIRYGIGVGKQGMSWRGRATVARKAEWPRWTPTAAMIAREPERNRPWAGGMAGGIENPLGARALYLYQGNQDTLYRIHGTTEPWSIGKAVSSGCIRLFNQDIIDLHSRVPTGTPVVVLNRNPIGETELDETDAPLPPDNI from the coding sequence ATGTCCTCCCCCCTGCCCGACGCCTCCACCACTTGCTCCCGCCGCCGCTTCCTGACGATGGCCTCGGCCTTCGTCCCCGTCGGCCTGGCCGGTTGTGTCACTGGCCCGCAGCAGCCCTTCGAGGCACGCACGCCGGTTCACCAGAACGCCGCCTTCCTGTCGATGTATGACGAGCGGCCGGATGAGAAGCATCCGATACCGGCGACCGATATCGACGAGGTCGACACGCGCTTCCTGCGCCAGGAGGTCAACTACCGGACTCCGGAAAGGCCCGGAACGATCGTGGTCGATACCTCGGCCCGCTTCCTCTATCTGGTCCGCGAGAACGGCCGCGCAATCCGCTACGGAATCGGCGTCGGCAAGCAGGGCATGTCCTGGCGCGGCCGCGCCACGGTCGCCCGCAAGGCGGAGTGGCCGCGCTGGACGCCGACCGCTGCCATGATCGCGCGTGAGCCGGAGCGGAACAGGCCTTGGGCCGGCGGCATGGCCGGCGGGATCGAGAACCCGCTCGGTGCGCGTGCGCTCTACCTCTACCAGGGCAATCAGGACACGCTCTACCGCATCCACGGCACGACCGAACCATGGTCGATCGGCAAAGCCGTGTCATCCGGCTGCATCCGCCTGTTCAACCAGGACATCATCGACCTTCACAGCCGCGTCCCGACCGGCACGCCCGTTGTCGTGCTGAACCGCAATCCGATCGGAGAAACGGAGCTCGACGAGACCGACGCCCCGCTGCCGCCGGACAACATCTGA
- a CDS encoding DUF2076 family protein yields the protein MSGIFGGGASQPARSGSVPSFPQRGQPQPASPPWGGQPGSQGMAPQQGAGAAPGPWQNQAAQQPPARGGGGFMASALTTAAGVAGGMVAGNMLMNALGGGKSAASEAKPAEASTAENKDASQSSDAAKDTQTAADQQPAAEPQAQPEPTYQDASYDDGSYDDGSGGGDDDWA from the coding sequence CTGTCGGGCATATTCGGCGGCGGCGCGAGCCAGCCGGCCCGTTCCGGTTCGGTGCCGTCCTTCCCGCAGCGAGGCCAGCCACAGCCGGCCTCCCCGCCCTGGGGCGGTCAGCCGGGTAGCCAGGGCATGGCGCCTCAGCAGGGCGCGGGCGCGGCACCCGGTCCCTGGCAAAACCAGGCGGCGCAGCAACCCCCGGCCCGTGGCGGCGGCGGCTTCATGGCGAGCGCGCTGACGACGGCGGCCGGCGTTGCCGGCGGCATGGTCGCCGGCAACATGCTGATGAACGCACTCGGCGGCGGCAAGAGTGCAGCGAGCGAGGCCAAGCCGGCCGAGGCGAGCACCGCCGAAAACAAGGACGCTTCGCAGAGCAGCGACGCGGCCAAGGACACCCAGACGGCCGCCGATCAGCAGCCTGCGGCAGAGCCGCAGGCCCAGCCGGAGCCGACTTATCAGGACGCCAGCTATGACGACGGCAGCTATGATGACGGCTCGGGCGGTGGTGACGACGACTGGGCCTAA